The region CCACATTGGCATCACTGTCCCCCATCGTGGGCCCAGGTTCCCCCTTCACCGCCAGAGCCAGAACCTCCCAGGACACTTCTGCATCTGTGCTCCCCCACACAACCGCAGGCCGTCTCGTCAATGTTTCCAGCTTTCCACCTGCCCAGCCACCTCCGGCGGTTACAGGGATGGCTGCTCTTCAGTGGACAGTCCAGCCTAGGCCATTGGTCCCTGCTAGCCCAGCCTCCTTGGCCACCCTCTCCCTCAGATGTGCCCTTGGCCTTCCTGCTGGCTGTCCCAGAGTCCCAGGAGCTGTGGCCTCCCCCCAGTCGCCTTCCCTGTCTCATCCCCGCCAGACTGTCTCATTGCAGGACTCGAGATCCTCCTCCCCACGACCCAGCCGTGTGACTCACTTTGTGACCTTTAGGATCACCAATGAAGCCTTAGTGGTGGCACTTGGGAACCCTTCCTCTCCAGAGTACCAGCTGCTGCGTGACAACATCCGACATCAGGTGTGGGCTTCTTCCTTCATCTCAGGAGTGCTGACCCCAGCCCACCCAACCTCGCTAGCCTCTGAGCACACAGGCCTGTCTCTATTCTGTTTTGGCTCCTGCTATTCCTCCACTACCCTGGCCCTTGGAGGGGCCTCCCCCCACAACTCAGACCCTGGCCCCACGGAGCTGGCATCTCTCCCTCTGTTGGCTCCCTTCCCCACACTGTCCCATCCCAGCTTGCCTCTCCCTGTGAACCACAGCTCCATGCGGGCAGCTGGGCCCAGGGTGGGGTGCCCATGGGGGCTCTGGAAGCATGGAGTGAGTGAAACCCGCCCTGGGCTTCTCGTCAGTGTGGGGAGGAACATGTGGGGTGCACAGTGGGAGCCCAAGAGGTAGAAAGCTGACCCTGTCCTGTGAGAGGCTCCAGCAGGAAGCGGAGCCAGGCAGAGACTCTTGCAGAGACGGAGTGTGGGGAACTCTAACAGGATAAGCAGAAGACTGGATTAGATAGCTGGGGTCAGGGGGGTGCCCAGAGAACACCTTTCTGAGGAAGGAGAATTTTAACTGGGATGGACAGAAGGCTAAGCCAGATGAAATGAGCAAACGTTTCCTAGACAGAGGAAACGGATGTGTGAGGACCTTGGGGTGGAAAGGTGGGTAGAGGCTGAGGTCCAGGGTCACAGGTGAGAGGCTgtctggagaagacttgaggcCCGGGCTGGGCGGGGGGGAATTAGGAGGGGCTGCCGCCTGCAGGGTGGTGGCTGCGGGCATACAGGCTAATCGGATTGGAGAGCCATTTTCAGTAAAACTGCAGTGAAGGAAAGGCCTGGGAAGGCTGTGTGTTTGCTGGATAGCTGAGGGTACCCTGCGGTTCTCAGTAAAGGGTGGTGGGCAAGTGGTCTCTGGTAGCCATGCGGGGAAGTCTTGGGTGGCCCCGGGCTATCCAGGTGGACAGTGAGGCCACTGCAGGGCCCGGACCAGAGATAATGAGGGGGAGCTGGCGCTGTGGAGAAGGGGGCGCCGTGAGGGCCCTCACCTGGCTCTGTCTGCCCCTAGCTCCAGTCCCTGTATCATGAGGCCTTCTCCAGCTTTGAAGGCATCGGCGTCCTGCAATTCAGGTGAGTGAGTCTCTCAGGGTCCGCCACCCGTCTGCCAGGCGGTCTGCACCTTCTCAGGCCACATGTGTACCCGGCcaggctgccctgccctgccctgccccaccacAGCGCCTTGAGGGCCAGAAAAGCCCTCAGTGGGCAGGCAGGAGGCCCACATCTGGCTGCACCTCTGGCTGTGTAAACTTAGGGGACCTCTTGCCTGCTCTGAGCTCCAATTCCAGCTGCAGGATTGTGGCAGGGGTGCCAGGTTTTGCCTGAATCTGGTAGATAaggcagaggacttccctgggccaagaGCCCTTAAATgacatgcctgtgtgctaagtcacttccgtcatgtctggctctgtggaaccctgtggactgtaactcaccaggctcctctgtccatgggactctccaggcaacaatactggagtgggttgccatgccctcctccaggggatcttcgcaacccagagactgaacccacgtctcttacatctacctgcattggcaggtgggttctttaccactagcaccacatgggaaatTAAATGACATGTAAGCAGGTGCAAAttctctggggtgggggggtggggctcTCTGGTTCTGAGCCTCTGAGGATGCTGTGGGAGTCCTAAAGCCAGATTTGGTCAGCAGATGCCAGTCCTGAAATCTTATAGAAAAGGTTGAGAAAGTCCAAATCATCAAGCCCCATATGAGTTGTGAGCTCAGTGTGGACCTGGATGGAAGCTTGGTTATACTTAGTGACGGGAAGTTCACCACCACTATCTTTCCTTGACCCAAGTTGGTTAGAAAGTTTCCCCTGTGAACTGAAATCAGTCTCTGGATTCCCTGCCCTGGGTCTGAACAGAGGCTTtgtcttcccaaacccaggaggGCACAGCACAAAACGGGTACTCTGGGGAAGGATGAAGGAAGTCTGGGTCCTGAGGCTGCTTGTTTTCAGATCTTTCCCCACAAACTCCTTCAACCCCGTGCTCAGGCCAGGCTGCTTCCTTGGGATGTGGCCACATGGCCCACCTCCCACAGGCTTACAGAGATTCCTCAGGCCTGTCACCTCCCTCTCTCCCGACCCCCTGCTCCTTGTGATACCACCGAAGATGTTTTTCTCAGCCTGACTCAGGCTGACTTCCTGCTTGCTCACAGCGGCTCTTTCCCTGGGCGGGATTCCCAGTGTTCCCATCAGAGCCAGTTTGTTGGGCTGTTCAAGGGGACTGGCTTTCccaagcacctgctgtgtgctctCCTGGCTGCACCATTAGTCCCCACGCAGCCCTGCTGAAAGGAATCATTATCCCTACTTTAGCCAGGAGCtcagctgaggcccagaggggtgaTGTCACACAGCAACCCGGTCCACAGCTCCCTCCTTCCTCAGGACCCTGGTCCTGTGCACCAGCCGGGTCTTCATCCGTCCCCCAGGGGTCTCCCTGTCCCGCCTGGACCCCTGGTAAGGAGGAGTCTGTCCACAGGCCCAACTCCGCAGCTGTGAATGCCTCCCTTGTGTTTGGGGGCCACATCCCGGGCCCCTCTGCCCGTGAAGTCCTCTGGACCCTGCACCACTCAGTGAAGGCCGCAGGGCAGATGCTGGGGAACCTGTCCTTGGATGAGAGCAGCCTCGCCTCGGATGGTGAGTCTCTGCCCacccctcttcccccacccctccttgGTGCCCATGGACAGATGGGGGTGCTCCTTAGGTGTACCCCCTTTCCCAACCATGAGGCAGGGGGTGGTGGGTCAGGAGGCTCCCAGGGCCTCCTGAACTCCTAGCCATGGCTCTCAGGGTCCAACCTGACTGACCTGGCCCTGGAGACCCTCAGCGTCCATCTCACAGCCATGGAGCCCTtccatcccctgctcctcctgcccggCTCTGCCCCCTTTGTCCTACTGGAAAAGAAGATCCTCCCACAGGTGAGGTGGCCTCTGGCCTGTCCTCCAAGGTCTGGGACTCACTTTGCCTTCCTTGACTGCAGGCCTCTGTGgcttgggggtgaggggtggggcagCCCCAGCCATGGCCCTATGGGAGGAGGCAGGCATGAAGGGCACACAGCCCTACCCACTGGGCCCCAGTTTGAGGGATGACATTCTGCCTGGCACTGGGGAGGTTGTCTGGGGCAGGCAACAGGTCATCTCAGGGGGTTATGGTCAGGCTCTGTAACCAGACACCCCTACCCAGGGCCAGCACTAGTGTGAGTGAGGGAGGCACCCAGAATGCAAGGTTTAAGGAGCTGCTCAGTCACCTCACCCCagtcctgcccctccccaccccatgctgAGTCTCGGGAGAGAGCTCCAGGCCCACTCTGACTTCCAAGACTCCCCACAGGTCACAGCTGTGGTGGCAGAATTCTATTCAGCGCATCCCCAGGAGGGCCCCCTGCTCCTCTTCAGGTGGGTGGGGCTCTCCCCCTGCAGCCCAGCCTACCTTCCTCCTCTCCTGGGGGCCGCCCTGGGGCAGAGGGGGCTGTGAGCCAGGCCATGGGAGCTGTGGGCTCAGGGGCCACCAGGGGAGGGCTTTGTCCTGGGTAGCCCCAACTGGCCCTGTAAAGCTCTGCCTTAGGAGGCAGGGAGCCCTAAGCCTGAGGATGTGCTGGGGTGGGAGGCTGGATGCCTGCTTCTAGAAACACGTGCTGGCCAAGCCTGTAACCCTTGCACTCCCTCCTCGTACTTGCCCTAGTAACGCGGACCAGTGGGTGGGCGTTTACATCGAATACAAGTTTCAGACCCCCATAGGTACCCACCTCCCTGGCTTGGCCAATTTCCTGGCCCAGAACATAATGGATCCTGCTGTCCAGAAATCCAGCATCATGGCCAATGGTGAGTCAGGGCCAACAGTGAGTCAGGGCTGGGATCCCTGGGTGTCCTTGGCCGGCAGCCTCTTAATCTCTCGGGTCTCAGTGTTCCTCCTTTGGAGAATGGACAGAATTTCATCTCAGTCACACATACTCTTGTCCTGGGGCCACAGAGAATCAGATGTGGGACCTTAGATGGGGAGCTGGAGAGAGAGGCTCTGTGGGCCATCGTGTCTGTCATAACTACTCGACTGCTCCCTTATAGGGAGAAGGCAGCCACAGACATCACATAGACAGATGGGCATGGCTGTGCGCCAGTACGACTAGACAGATACGGAGACTTGAATGTCATGTAATTGTGCCACAGGATGTTTTTCAACTATCTGAAAAATGTAAAAGTATTTTTAGCTCATGGGCTAAGGCAGCAGGGCTGAACTGAGCCTCAGACTGGATTTGGCTGATTGCTGGCTGAGAGTGTAGAGGTGGGGTGTGCAGCCCAGGGCTCCCAGGAGAGGGGTGCGGGCTGATGCCCACCTCCTCGCCCATCTAGGGGAGAAAGCAGAGCTGGTGCTTTGTGAAGTGTGGCTGCAGATCCTGGACCAACACTTCACCGAGGCCTTGAAGGACAAAACCAGCCCTGACTCCCGGAAACTTCGGGGGCAACTGACGAGATGggtgaagtggggagggggagggaagagcaGGAGGCTGGAGGCCTCAGGGAGGGGCCCCAACAAGGCTGCAGTAAGGCCATGACCCTCTTCACCTTCTCTGCTCCCCAGCTGACCACCATCCTCAGGCCTCTGCGGCCCTTCAGCCAAGTGGTGGTGGAGAAGTTCCAGTAAGTCCTTGATGGCTCTGGGTGACCAggggcccagggctggcctctgtGGGTGGGGTCAGGGGCTCAGAGAAACGGCCTTCCTGAGTGAGGCCCCTAGGTTCTCTAGCCTCCTGACACAGGTGGTGATCCTCTGGCCAGGCCTGACCCATTGACCGCCAGGGTGGCCACCACCTTCTTCAGGCCTGCGCCGGCCCGAGCCATCGTGCAGGACTGCGTGCTCCGGGGTCTGCGAGCCCTGCGGGAAACGGAGGGCCTCTCTGTGAAGATGGTCATCCCAGGCCTCGGTCAGTGCCTCCCTCTCTATCTTCTAtccatctgcctcctgcctcaggcCTGTTGCCTTGCTGCCCCTGGTTGCCCTGACTCTGCAGcctgctgcccctcctcccctcccttcttcctgctGCAGATCTGTAGGGTCCAAGCCCAGCCTTCTCTTCCTGGGAGCCCTCCAAGGTGGCCCCACCTTCAGAGCTCTGTTCTTGTAGCATTTCTGGGCAAGGACCCCTCACTTGGGACTTCTCTGCAGGCCTGGCTGTGCCTTCTCAGGGGTCTGTGGTCTCGAAGAATGGTGACCAGCCCCAGCCATCTCCCTGCTTTGTTCTGCATCCTCAGGTCAGCCTGACGCCTCCATCCCCTGCTATGCTCTGGCACTCATCATCCTGGGTCTCCTGTTTATTGCACTGGTCCTGGTGAGTGTCTGTCTGGGCCAGGGGCGTTTTCCTGAGAGACATGCTGGACCCTTGACCCTCTGAGTCAAGGTGAGGGCTCGTTTCCCTCCTGAGCCCACCCAAGGGAGCTGAGGGTCTTCCAGCTGGAAAGCTTGGCCTGACCCCAGCCTTCCCATTTCAGGTGTGGAAGCGGAAGACCTGCTTTGGCGTGTCCAGCCAGACACGGTAAGGCACAGGGGTCAGTCCCTCTGGGATGTTTACTCTGGGTGGGGTCTGCCTCCCAGCTGCCAAGGCTTTGTGCAGACATTTCCCAGTGGGTGTTGACAGAGCCTGGGCGGTACAATCACTGTGCCCCAAAAGTTTACCCACTAATGGGGGCTGATCCCAGGGTGGTCAAGCAGAATCCTCTAAATGGGTTCCACTTACCCTCAGAAATGCTGCAGTGGGTGGGTGGACAGAGACAGAACTCGGGGCCCCACGTGGCCAGAAGAGTTGGGACAGGGAAAGAGATCTGGGAGTGGGGGGGTTGCCTccaccactggagcaccaggcaGTGACTCCTCCTTAGCCTGGGAGAAGTGGGGACCCCAGGGCCAGGTGGATGCGGAGGAGGGTGGGGAGCGCCATGCTGGGGTACCTTGTGATTCCTGGATCCCGGTTTTTGTCCTTTCCTCCACCCCCAGGTGCCCCTTCCTGCTGTTGCTCCTCCAGTGAAACCAAATTCCagacctctcctcctgccccaacctGCTCCCAGCCTTCCAGAGTCAGCGCTCAGCCCTGAGAAGCAGAGCCAGAGCAGAAAGGCCCTAGCCTGAGGTCCCCACAGCACGGGGGGCTTCCTCCCTTCCAGCTCCGCCAAGGACTAGACTCCGAGGGAGCAACAGAGGTGGGCTGAGGGGAACAGCACCTCACTGCCCCCACCAGGGAGACCAGCATGCATTAGCCACGGCAGCCACCTCCACCCAAGGTCTGGGAAAACCCTCCAGGTCACCGTCATACTCAGGTCAGGCCCTGAGGAGCGGAACATGGCAAGATGGAGGCTGCAGAAGATGCGGGAAGGGGAACAGAGCTGGCTTCCTCGTACCTGGCCTGACACGGTAGTGGGGCTAGAGGTATTACTGGCCTCAAGACAAACTCTGGTTGTTTAGGGTATGGGAAATTAAATAACAGGAGCAATCAGAAGTTGGTATAAGAGATTGCTTTTGTTTCTAGGCAGTCATCTGACAGGAAGACATGGGAGAGGTTcggagtggaggaggaggaggagaggcagaggaCTGACAGGttcagggtggggatggggactcCTGGGGGGCAAAGTGTGGTCCCAGTGTCACCTCCGCCTTAGGGCCGGCCACCCTCAGACCAAAGGGCTTTGGGGGCTGGTGGCCAAGGTGAGGCCTGGTTGCTACTCAGCAAACTAGAGCACTGGGTGTGCGCCAGGGAAGGTGGGAGCTGTGGGGCAGGCCCAGTGCAGAGAACAGACTGCCTGGCTGGGGAGACCGAGGAGGGAAGCCAAGCTAAGAGCCCCTCAGAGGCCTGAGGATAGGGCCGTGAAGGCAGCTTTCCTGGAGGACACAGGCAGGTGAAGGCCTTGACTCACAAAGCTCAAGCAGCTCCTGGGCCCCCTGGGATGTGAGAAATTTGGTAGCACAGAGGGATGGCCTTTTTAAgtctttacaatattgcttctgttttatgtctggGTTTTGGCCGGGAGGCAATTGAGATCTTAGCTctgagaccagggattgaacccacaccctcttcattggaaggcggattcttaaccactggaccaccagggaagtccctgtgggcTTTGAAACCGTTACCTAAAGTGGAAGGGGACTCCAGCTTAGTCTTACCTGAAAGGCTCCCTCTACCTAGAGAAGAGCCAGCAGGCCCAGTGAGAGGACCCAGGAGCCTAGAGCCCAGACCATGGGATTACCCAGCCGAAGACAGCAACTGACACCAGGATGCCAGAGAAGGTCAACTGTAGGTTGGCAGCTACAGCTACTCAGGGCCCCACAAGGCCAGGAGATTCCTCTGTACTTCTGGAATAGGCAATCATTCATTCATACCCCTGAAGGGCCCCTGCCCCCCAAGGCCCTACCCCTTGGTACCCAGAAGACCAGCACCCATCTTGGGTCAGCCCCTTCTTTCTACAACTTTTGACTCAAGGGCCAGAGCAGGCCAAGGACTAGGAACAGGCCCTGGTAGATGGTCTCCTGGCAGTCAGGATACCTAAAACATCCCTCctaatggttttcttttttaaaaagttgttatttgacagtgctgggtcttagttatggcattctagttccccaaccagggattgaagctgggccccctgcattgcgagtggaccactggaccaccagggaagcccctattcctGCTACTGTTTTTCTTAGGGAGGGAGGGCTATGCCAGCCTTGCTCTCCGGAGCTGCCGCCCTTACCATCAGAGTCATTTTAGGGATAAAGGAGAGAcggagaagataatggcaacccactccagtactcttgcctggaaaatcccatggacggaggagcctggtaggctgcagtccatggagtcacgaagagtcggatacgactgagcgacttcactttcacttttcattttcctgcgttggagaaggaaacggcaacccactccagtgttcttgcctggagaatcccagggacgggggagcctggtgggctgccgtctatggggtcgctcagatttggacacgactaaaggaGAGAAGGGGGTGAGATAAGCAGGAACGAGCCTGAGGGCCAAGGTTGGCGGTAAAGCTTAGTCTCCCTGATCTTCAGGTTTTGGTTGCCTGATCCTCCACAAACCAGGCTGCTGAGCATCATGTGAGGCCTTGTATGAAGGTAGAGTTCAGACACACCCAGTGACTTCTGTGGGTTTGAGGGAGAGGGTACAGGGAAGGGAACCCACACGTGGGGACCTAGCTTGGTGTCTCTGGAGGTAAGGTGACAATGCCTGCACCACATAAGGAGAAAGGGTCCACCTGGCAACGTGAGCCGGCCAGATGGACGCCGGGCTGGGCAGACATCACCAGGGTCTGCCAGAGGGCGGAAGGGCCGGCAAGCTATCTCTGCAACACAGACGATAGAGTCTGTCCTAAGCCAGTCTTCCCTGTGGGCCTGATGGTGCCTGCAAAATACTTCCCACGATCCATCATCACACAGACTTGTTTCTCAGCAACTCTGGAGCTGTGCCTCCCCATCATCCAGCTAAATAGAGGCTCAGAGGTGAATGTGCAATGCTACCTTGATCACAACCGCTGCCACCTCCAGAACTCAGTTCATTCTAACAACCTAGCATTCACCAAGTACCTGTGACACAGGGGCTACCATCCCCCCATCACAGCTGAggaaagggaggcagagagaagtgACAGTCACAGGGCTGGGCTCAGAACCCAGGCTCCTAACTCCAGAGTCTGCGTTCTTGACTGCGTGCCTATGGCAGAGGTGGGCTAGCATCTGCACCAGAAAGGTGAAAATTCTGCTGCCCACCCAGGGGCAGGGCCTGCAGCCCCAGGTTTGCGGAGGTGGCAGGGCAGGGAACAAGGCAGCCCACTGGGCCAGGCTTCTCCAGGGCCTGCACGCCAGGGAAAGTGCTGTCAGCTGaaacccccaccccacaccatgCACTGGGAATGTTGAATCGGCACCTGCTGGAGgccagggaagggactcagctcCCACTGCACCTGAAGGAGTGGGAGGCGGGCAGGGATGGGCACTCGGCCTCCAAGGAAAGCATGACCCCCCGGCTACTCCAAGGCCAGACCCGGGCCTATCAAGGTGGCTGTGTCTCTGGTGAGGGGCTGGTAGACAAGAGATGCAATGTCCGTGAGGGTTAAGGACAGATGAGGCAATAGGCAAGGCAGTTATGTTCAGAGGGAGCCTGGAGGGGCCAGAAGTAGACAAAGGTCAGCTGGGTCCAGGCCTGGCCCCCTGGAGGGACagcaggctgggggaggggtgtcaCTCACCAGCCACAGTGAGGGAGCTCAGCTCCACAAGCAGTTGGCCAAGGTCATCAGCACCTGGGGACCATCTACCAGGCCTGGCTCTGTGCTCAGGCTTCTGCTGGCCTGAAGTACGGAGGGtggcatgcacacatgctaagtcatttcagtcgtgtccactctttgcaaccccatggactgtagcctgctaggcgtctctgtccatgggattctccaggcaagcatactagagtaggctgccatgccctcctccaggggatcttcccgacccagggagtgaacccaggtctcttgtgtctcctgcattggcaggcaggttctttaccactagctccagcTGAGAAGCCCAGGGCTGGTGgcagggcgggggcaggggggcggCTTGCCCAAAAGAGACTACAGGGGCCACGAGCTTAAACAAGTTTCCTCCTGGGACATCTTGTCCACATAAGTGAGACCTTATCCCCACCCTCAGCCTATAGCCTGGTCGAGGCTTGACAAACAGATGTCATTGCTGCAGGGAGGGGCCTAACCTCGCCTGAGACATCCAGCAAAGCTGTGTCTTGCATCTGCCAAGAAGATTCATCAACAGAAAGACCTTCAGGTCTAAGTCCAGGGCCCAAGAACTATGGGCTAGATGTCCatccaggggctgggaggtggcAAGGCGATGGCCCCAAGGCTCCAGCAGGAAGCTGTGGTAACCAGAGCCAGTCTTGATGGGGCAGCCCTGGGATAGCTGTGCCCTGGGTCCCTCAGGGTTAGGAGAGGGGAATGCCAGGGGAGGGGTTTAAGGACTTCTAGGGTACCTGGATTAGGAAGCAAGTGTGGGTATCCT is a window of Bos indicus isolate NIAB-ARS_2022 breed Sahiwal x Tharparkar chromosome 21, NIAB-ARS_B.indTharparkar_mat_pri_1.0, whole genome shotgun sequence DNA encoding:
- the LOC109575273 gene encoding taste receptor cell protein 1-like gives rise to the protein MDPAVQKSSIMANGESGPTRWGVQPRAPRRGVRADAHLLAHLGEKAELVLCEVWLQILDQHFTEALKDKTSPDSRKLRGQLTRWLTTILRPLRPFSQVVVEKFQPDPLTARVATTFFRPAPARAIVQDCVLRGLRALRETEGLSVKMVIPGLGQPDASIPCYALALIILGLLFIALVLVWKRKTCFGVSSQTRCPFLLLLLQ